A single window of Candidatus Kryptoniota bacterium DNA harbors:
- a CDS encoding SET domain-containing methyltransferase, which translates to MALSKKVIVETRKDNQRGLFAVEEIVRDEVLLTFDGPILDHPTRYSIQIDDDKHIEGTDDSNAYLNHSCNANTYVDWKKLCLLAKRSIKAGEEVTNNYLTTDYELTEPFTCTCGSPNCVGEVRGFKYLTREEQVKLRPWLPPFLLGKLD; encoded by the coding sequence TTGGCACTTAGTAAGAAAGTGATTGTTGAAACCAGAAAAGACAATCAGAGGGGTCTGTTCGCTGTGGAAGAAATAGTAAGGGATGAAGTATTGCTCACTTTTGATGGCCCCATACTGGATCACCCCACTCGATACTCGATCCAGATTGACGATGATAAGCACATTGAGGGAACTGACGATTCAAACGCATACCTGAATCATAGCTGTAACGCCAACACGTATGTGGACTGGAAAAAACTCTGTCTGCTGGCAAAAAGGAGCATCAAGGCCGGGGAAGAAGTCACAAATAACTACCTGACCACAGACTATGAGCTCACTGAGCCGTTCACCTGTACTTGCGGTTCACCAAATTGCGTCGGAGAGGTAAGAGGATTTAAGTATTTAACAAGAGAAGAGCAGGTGAAGCTGCGGCCGTGGTTACCTCCATTCTTGTTAGGCAAGCTTGATTAG
- the galK gene encoding galactokinase — protein sequence MESNSSIVDLLRREFVRLYGNNERMIIVRSPGRINLIGEHTDYNEGFVLPSAIGRAIYLAVAPGNGFEVTVTSLDFKDNYRFESRSPARSEKAWANYLIGVVAELGKAGYPVTGFKCVYAGDIPIGSGLSSSAAVESGLAFAMNSIFNLGIERAELARIAQRSENDFVGVRCGIMDQFANLMSKGESALHLDCRSLDYEYVPFVRKDLRFVLCDTGVKHSLASSEYNPRRQQCETGVKIVRKYDPRVQSLRDVGLEMLREHRDELGDIVFNRCSYVVEENSRVDSACKCLEQNDYARFGEFLYLSHQGLRDKYEVSCRELDLLVEAASKIDGVLGARMMGGGFGGCTLNLVERDSLEDFNGKIKEAYLEKTGKLPQVYECDLMPGTDVVPD from the coding sequence TTGGAGTCAAATTCATCAATCGTCGACTTACTAAGGAGAGAATTCGTACGATTGTACGGTAACAATGAGAGGATGATCATAGTCAGGTCACCGGGCCGGATCAATCTGATCGGCGAACACACTGATTATAATGAAGGGTTTGTTCTTCCGTCAGCGATAGGCCGGGCCATTTATCTTGCCGTGGCACCGGGGAACGGCTTCGAAGTGACGGTGACCTCACTGGATTTCAAAGATAATTATCGTTTTGAATCGCGCAGTCCCGCAAGATCAGAGAAGGCATGGGCGAACTACCTCATCGGGGTAGTAGCTGAACTTGGCAAAGCCGGATATCCAGTCACCGGATTCAAATGTGTGTATGCCGGAGATATCCCGATAGGTTCTGGATTGTCATCCTCCGCTGCAGTGGAATCGGGGCTGGCGTTTGCTATGAACAGTATTTTCAACCTTGGCATAGAACGCGCCGAGCTTGCCAGAATAGCCCAGCGCTCCGAGAATGATTTTGTCGGCGTAAGATGCGGGATCATGGATCAATTTGCGAATCTCATGAGCAAAGGGGAATCGGCGCTGCATCTCGATTGCAGGAGTCTTGATTACGAATACGTCCCGTTCGTGAGGAAGGACCTGAGATTCGTCCTGTGCGATACAGGCGTAAAGCACAGTCTCGCGTCTTCCGAGTATAATCCGAGAAGACAACAGTGCGAGACAGGGGTGAAGATTGTGAGGAAATATGATCCGCGGGTTCAGAGCCTTCGTGACGTAGGACTTGAAATGCTGCGGGAACACAGGGACGAATTGGGTGATATCGTGTTTAACCGGTGCAGCTACGTGGTCGAAGAAAACTCCCGTGTCGATTCCGCCTGCAAATGTCTCGAGCAGAACGATTATGCCCGGTTCGGAGAATTCCTATATCTCTCCCATCAGGGCTTGAGGGACAAATACGAAGTAAGCTGCAGAGAGCTCGACTTGCTTGTCGAAGCGGCATCGAAGATCGATGGTGTTCTCGGCGCTAGAATGATGGGCGGAGGATTCGGCGGATGTACGCTGAACCTTGTGGAACGCGACTCGCTGGAAGATTTCAATGGAAAGATCAAGGAGGCTTACCTCGAGAAAACGGGTAAGTTGCCCCAGGTGTATGAATGCGATCTGATGCCCGGCACCGACGTAGTTCCCGATTGA
- a CDS encoding DUF2012 domain-containing protein: MSRHDPTRAGGSGIEGSVRDATTDEPLPGATVMLEGTSMGAATDLDGRFVIRDVPPSSYTVRITYVGYQTEEMQVRVGPDIPTGLEIKLTAAALRGKEVVVTAQASGQNAAINQQLSAMQITSVVSAAKIQELPDANAAESLGRFCQTRPSMVRDPGVP, from the coding sequence ATGTCGAGACATGACCCGACTCGAGCCGGCGGCTCCGGAATTGAAGGGTCCGTAAGAGACGCGACGACCGATGAGCCTTTGCCGGGAGCGACTGTGATGCTTGAGGGGACCAGCATGGGAGCAGCGACTGATCTTGACGGCAGGTTTGTAATCCGGGACGTTCCGCCGAGTTCTTACACAGTTCGAATTACTTACGTCGGTTATCAGACGGAAGAGATGCAAGTTCGTGTTGGTCCGGATATTCCTACCGGGCTCGAAATTAAGCTGACGGCAGCAGCACTTCGTGGAAAAGAAGTGGTTGTCACCGCACAGGCAAGCGGGCAAAATGCGGCTATAAACCAACAGCTGTCAGCCATGCAAATCACAAGTGTTGTATCAGCCGCAAAAATACAGGAGCTCCCTGACGCGAATGCCGCCGAATCGCTGGGACGCTTCTGTCAAACAAGACCTTCCATGGTACGGGATCCAGGTGTACCTTGA
- the ggt gene encoding gamma-glutamyltransferase: protein MSRVLLAVLFAATSTVAQVSVLKPAFGTNGMVSSADSLATSVGVRIMKEGGNAVDAAVAVGFVLAVTYPQAGNIGGGGYYLIHLSNSDNYAIDARESAPAAATCTMFLDSVGNVIPGKSLAGGLAVGVPGNVDGLLMAEEKFGKLPLGKVMAPAIAIADTGFRVNKWLEVGLDSAARFMKDFPSTMKYFTKDGTRFKEGDVIQQGDLARILSKIATEGRDGFYKGEIPELIANEDKATGGVITAQDVENYHAVILKPISTTYHGYQIVGMPPSSSGGVCLAEILNILERFDIRRYGYGASQSLHYEIEAMRHAFADRDKYLGDADFFKVPVEKLVSKEYAATIAAGIDSFKATPSGEIYPDLINPPKEGSHTTHYSIIDKDGNAVSVTTTLNSYFGSMVVVDGAGFFLNNEMDDFSAKPGTPNQFGAIGADANSIQPGKRMLSSMSPTIVLKNEKPFLVLGSPGGTTIINAVLEVMLNIIDFDMPLAQAEEAGRIHHQWVPDEVHYEKSALVYDVEQSLMARGYKLVPGDYIGEVQAILVSPGGFEGVADPRGAGTAEGY from the coding sequence GTGAGTCGAGTTCTTCTTGCAGTTCTTTTTGCAGCAACGTCGACCGTTGCCCAGGTTTCCGTTCTGAAGCCGGCCTTCGGAACAAACGGAATGGTATCTTCTGCAGATTCGCTGGCGACGAGCGTTGGAGTAAGAATTATGAAAGAGGGGGGAAACGCCGTCGACGCCGCAGTAGCGGTGGGATTCGTGCTGGCAGTAACTTACCCTCAAGCCGGAAACATTGGTGGAGGCGGGTATTATTTGATCCATCTGAGCAATAGCGACAATTACGCGATCGACGCGAGAGAGTCCGCACCCGCTGCCGCAACATGCACCATGTTTCTCGACAGTGTCGGAAATGTCATTCCCGGGAAAAGTCTTGCAGGCGGGCTGGCTGTTGGTGTCCCGGGAAACGTTGATGGACTGCTCATGGCGGAAGAAAAGTTCGGCAAACTCCCTCTCGGTAAGGTCATGGCTCCGGCGATTGCGATCGCGGATACGGGATTCAGGGTCAACAAATGGCTTGAGGTCGGATTAGACAGCGCTGCGAGATTCATGAAAGATTTTCCATCTACGATGAAGTACTTCACAAAAGATGGCACACGGTTCAAGGAAGGTGATGTTATCCAACAAGGGGATCTCGCGAGAATTTTGTCAAAGATCGCAACAGAAGGCAGAGATGGATTCTACAAAGGTGAAATTCCGGAGTTGATCGCAAATGAAGACAAGGCGACCGGAGGTGTCATCACCGCGCAAGACGTTGAGAATTATCATGCCGTTATTCTTAAACCGATCTCGACTACTTATCATGGATATCAGATCGTAGGTATGCCGCCTTCAAGTTCCGGCGGAGTGTGCCTTGCAGAGATTCTTAACATTCTTGAGCGGTTCGACATTCGCAGATACGGTTATGGAGCCTCGCAGAGCCTTCATTACGAGATAGAGGCGATGCGACATGCATTCGCAGATCGCGACAAGTACCTCGGTGATGCCGACTTTTTCAAGGTGCCGGTGGAAAAGTTGGTTTCGAAAGAGTACGCAGCGACTATCGCGGCTGGAATAGACAGCTTCAAGGCGACTCCAAGTGGAGAAATATATCCTGACTTGATAAATCCGCCCAAAGAAGGGTCACACACGACGCACTACTCGATCATCGACAAAGATGGGAACGCGGTCAGTGTCACTACGACTCTGAACAGCTATTTCGGTTCGATGGTGGTTGTGGATGGGGCGGGATTTTTTTTGAACAACGAAATGGATGACTTCAGCGCAAAGCCCGGCACACCGAACCAGTTCGGCGCGATCGGTGCCGACGCCAACTCGATTCAGCCTGGCAAGCGGATGCTGAGCTCTATGTCTCCGACAATCGTGTTGAAAAATGAAAAACCGTTTCTTGTCCTTGGCTCACCCGGAGGGACGACAATTATAAATGCGGTCCTCGAAGTCATGTTGAATATCATCGACTTCGATATGCCTCTGGCTCAAGCAGAAGAGGCAGGGAGGATTCATCATCAGTGGGTCCCTGATGAGGTCCATTATGAAAAGTCGGCTCTTGTTTACGATGTTGAGCAGAGTCTCATGGCGCGAGGGTACAAGCTTGTTCCGGGAGATTACATCGGCGAAGTCCAGGCTATTCTCGTGTCGCCCGGCGGGTTCGAGGGAGTAGCGGATCCCAGAGGCGCCGGGACTGCGGAAGGATACTGA
- a CDS encoding YCF48-related protein has translation MKSTHSTIFLFILVLLAFGIARGQWVPTNGPYCGGSIGFLYAKGNTLLAGVSAPWVSRPNLVASEIFLSTDRGDSWLPVYAAGTETIFRSIVSQGSNLFVGSTEGILESRDNGKTWSEPDTSMKKVKVSSLAAISVSGKHFLFAGTWMRGLYESTDGGKSWSVPDSTLNKVNIRKLAFVGRNLFAGTDSGIYISTDLGRSWHDGGLKYYWIINLAVMSGSVLFAQTNGGLFYSTDNGNEWIVTNKLGMRTYPNLAGTTGTDLYVFSDMKLSVSPDRGKTWTLLNYDEADLLTFCKTESNMYVGTTSNGIYRSSDNGKSWSQINNGLLKAGVFHMAASGKNIYAGTKGFGVSRSTDGGKEWIVSRLDSAASTFPSHFITALEAHGDNLYVRTWNKFYASTDKGASWIDSNIGGRQGRGFASSLAVRDSDIFASTGDGLLHSTDNGRTWAWSDSGLSLNNGNQWYPGVVIQKRGPSKVIPSVPPPRASSSSGKLREAQALAFKDNKIFAGITGGNIFVSTNDGVSWSQVDSNLTDNYFNAITVVDSELFALTEGNGIFRSNEDGRNWTRINYGLIDTDAHVLVNSEKNLFLGGGGGVYLSNDNGDHWTLANTGLIDSVIIGLTISDGYLYAGTWDYGVWKRSVAELVDHTIRSRAPGQRDIDRKKLGGH, from the coding sequence ATGAAATCCACACACAGCACAATTTTTCTTTTCATCTTAGTTCTATTGGCTTTTGGTATTGCAAGGGGACAATGGGTTCCAACAAACGGTCCGTACTGCGGCGGGAGTATCGGGTTTCTCTATGCAAAGGGAAACACTCTCCTGGCTGGCGTGAGTGCACCCTGGGTATCTAGACCTAACCTAGTCGCATCGGAAATATTCTTATCGACGGATCGTGGTGATAGCTGGCTTCCGGTTTATGCCGCCGGTACGGAGACGATATTCAGATCCATCGTCTCCCAGGGATCGAACCTTTTCGTTGGAAGTACGGAGGGGATCCTTGAATCAAGAGACAACGGGAAAACCTGGTCCGAGCCGGACACGAGCATGAAAAAAGTCAAGGTCAGCTCGCTCGCCGCGATTTCAGTTTCAGGAAAGCACTTCCTGTTCGCCGGGACCTGGATGCGTGGACTGTATGAATCCACCGACGGAGGTAAGTCCTGGAGCGTGCCGGACTCTACCTTGAACAAAGTCAACATTCGTAAGCTCGCCTTCGTGGGTCGCAACTTGTTCGCGGGCACAGACAGCGGAATATATATTTCAACAGATTTGGGGAGGAGCTGGCATGACGGCGGGCTGAAATATTATTGGATAATCAATCTTGCCGTGATGTCGGGCTCAGTCCTGTTTGCACAGACCAACGGCGGCCTGTTTTATTCTACTGATAATGGAAACGAATGGATAGTTACGAATAAACTGGGAATGAGAACGTATCCGAATTTGGCCGGTACCACGGGAACGGATTTATATGTGTTTTCAGACATGAAACTTTCTGTCTCGCCCGATAGAGGCAAGACCTGGACTCTCTTGAACTATGATGAAGCAGACCTCCTTACATTTTGCAAGACCGAGAGTAATATGTATGTGGGCACTACGTCCAATGGCATCTATCGTTCATCGGATAATGGAAAAAGTTGGAGTCAAATTAACAATGGCTTGCTGAAGGCTGGCGTGTTTCACATGGCAGCAAGTGGAAAGAACATATATGCAGGGACAAAGGGATTCGGCGTGTCCCGCTCCACCGATGGTGGAAAAGAATGGATCGTGTCGAGGCTGGACAGCGCTGCGTCAACTTTTCCCAGTCACTTCATCACGGCGCTCGAAGCACATGGCGATAATCTCTACGTTAGGACATGGAACAAATTCTATGCTTCGACAGACAAAGGCGCGAGCTGGATTGATTCGAATATTGGAGGCCGCCAGGGAAGAGGCTTCGCTTCTTCACTTGCGGTGAGGGATTCCGACATTTTTGCATCAACGGGCGACGGACTTCTTCATTCGACCGACAACGGCAGGACCTGGGCATGGAGCGACAGCGGATTATCTTTAAACAATGGGAATCAATGGTATCCGGGAGTCGTAATTCAGAAGCGGGGCCCATCAAAGGTCATTCCCTCTGTGCCGCCTCCACGTGCGTCATCCAGCTCCGGAAAGCTTCGTGAAGCGCAGGCGCTAGCCTTCAAGGACAATAAGATATTTGCAGGAATCACGGGCGGCAATATTTTTGTCTCGACCAATGACGGTGTATCATGGTCGCAGGTCGATAGTAATTTGACAGATAACTATTTCAATGCAATTACTGTTGTAGACTCCGAATTATTCGCGCTTACGGAAGGCAACGGGATCTTCCGCTCGAATGAAGACGGACGGAATTGGACCCGGATTAACTACGGTCTCATTGACACCGACGCGCACGTGCTCGTCAACAGCGAAAAGAACTTGTTCCTCGGTGGAGGAGGGGGAGTATATTTATCGAATGACAATGGCGATCACTGGACGCTCGCAAATACGGGTCTCATCGATTCAGTGATCATCGGACTCACGATAAGCGACGGTTATCTGTACGCAGGAACATGGGATTATGGCGTCTGGAAAAGAAGTGTGGCGGAGCTTGTCGATCACACAATACGATCGCGTGCACCTGGTCAGAGGGATATCGATCGTAAAAAGCTCGGTGGCCATTAA
- a CDS encoding tetratricopeptide repeat protein, protein MKTLLVIALLTPILSIDAPGQTKFDEAVRLYNEGRFAQSKSLFLEAAKENPQNAEVYYYLGSLVMGSDYDAAIDYLDKAISLNGAVAKYHFMLGDAYGVKAQRAGIFSKFGAASNCKEQWLIAVSLDPKYTDARMSLVEYYLQAPGIIGGSVEKAAAQSDTIKSYDTYSGYLAEARVHEYQKEKAQQEECYRKAISIDAKKPLAYRALWIFYIDENDRTKADDVFTKAVAAVDNKSDVYYQAGLYYTQKNDFTNARQMFDSALKRDPQNYPVYYQLGKVDLLSGTDLDKGVACFEKALNAHDVKNAPAPEYCYWRIGMIYEKLGKVDSARAAYRKSLELNPDLEESKKALEKLH, encoded by the coding sequence ATGAAGACATTATTGGTTATTGCACTTCTGACTCCGATTCTTTCAATCGACGCGCCGGGACAAACGAAATTCGACGAAGCGGTACGTCTCTACAATGAAGGGAGATTTGCACAATCGAAATCTCTTTTCCTGGAGGCGGCAAAGGAAAATCCTCAGAATGCAGAAGTGTATTACTATCTCGGCAGTCTCGTTATGGGGAGCGACTACGACGCTGCAATTGATTACCTGGATAAAGCGATTAGCCTCAACGGGGCAGTCGCGAAATACCATTTTATGCTCGGCGATGCTTACGGCGTCAAGGCACAGCGTGCGGGGATTTTCAGTAAGTTCGGTGCCGCCTCAAACTGTAAGGAGCAGTGGCTCATTGCGGTAAGTCTCGATCCTAAATATACAGATGCGAGAATGAGTCTTGTGGAGTATTATCTTCAGGCACCCGGAATCATCGGTGGAAGCGTGGAGAAAGCCGCGGCGCAATCGGACACGATCAAAAGCTATGATACGTACTCAGGATATCTTGCCGAAGCGAGGGTTCACGAATACCAGAAGGAGAAAGCTCAACAGGAAGAGTGCTATCGTAAGGCAATCTCCATAGATGCGAAAAAACCATTAGCGTATAGAGCTCTCTGGATTTTTTACATCGACGAGAATGACCGGACAAAAGCCGACGACGTATTCACCAAAGCCGTGGCAGCGGTCGACAATAAGTCTGACGTCTATTACCAGGCCGGACTGTATTATACCCAGAAAAATGACTTCACAAATGCTCGCCAGATGTTTGACAGCGCACTCAAGAGAGATCCGCAGAACTATCCCGTGTACTATCAGCTGGGGAAAGTGGACCTTCTCTCAGGAACCGACTTGGATAAAGGGGTCGCATGCTTTGAAAAAGCTCTCAATGCTCATGATGTGAAGAACGCCCCTGCACCCGAATATTGCTACTGGCGTATAGGGATGATATATGAAAAACTCGGGAAGGTCGACTCCGCGCGCGCGGCTTACAGGAAATCCCTGGAGCTTAACCCGGACCTCGAGGAGTCGAAGAAGGCTTTGGAAAAGTTGCATTGA